The Aspergillus flavus chromosome 6, complete sequence nucleotide sequence CATGAGATAATTGCTATCGAGGTTGATAGCAGCATAAACAGAGCCGAACGTTCCTCCGCCGATGAATTGGCCTTGTTGCCATCGAAGAGTGACATTTGTAGCAGACGATGACAACACGGCGAGAGATCTGTCGGCCTCATTAGATCCTTCCAGCACCCTTCCTAGGGCCTGACGTTTCGCATCTTCGTCCACTCTTCgatcttcaatatcttgtAAGTGGGTTAGGCGTTGCTCACGAACAAGCTTAGTCGCTTCTGCATCTGTCAGAATCCGGCCAGAGCCAAATTTCCTTCCGCCTGCACGCTCCTCCATGCGCTGCTTCTCAGCCTGAGCTGCGCGTGAAGACCGAGCACCCATAATATCAAAATGAGAAATAAGAAGCGACATGCACCCGGCTACCTTCTGCCTCAATAGAGCAAATTGAATATCATCCATGGACAGAAGATTCCTACTGGAGGTTATAGCCATTGCGAACTCTAACGCTGACACAGCCCACTTAAAAGTTTTTCTATCAGCGGCGTCACAATCATCACAAATGAAAGACACCCAGTCAAGTGACAACTCAACGAGTCTGGCGGTATTCATTGCACGCCTGTTCGGATCAACATTGGACGAGCGCTTGCCGAACTCAGTAGCAAAGGCGTAGCACGCCTGGATGAGATCGTGATTTTCcacccctctttctttcagTTGATTTCTAATGATCGCTACACTGTCCATGATGGTCATAGAAAGCTTGAATgagatcttcttgatcttgttAAGCTCCACATTCACCCGTCCAAGATTAGCGCGTTGTTCGATGGTCATGTCAAGCTGCATCCCGGTCAACTGAGACAGTTCCTGTCTTGCATTAGACAAGCGTTGTTGTGTGCCCTCAACGACGAGACGCAGTTTTCCCAGCCGCAGGTCCGTAGGTTGCTCCAATAGGCCAACTTGCATTTCCTTGCCAGCCCAGTTCAGGGGCTTCTCCGGACgaattactaaaatataagGCACATGAGGTGAGTCTTTGGGCATATCCTCCTCACGGAAAGATGTTCCTAAGATGGCTCGGATGTCACCAGGGCGATTCCACAACGCTTGATGCGCAAACAGATAAACCCCCTTTTGCCCAGTAGATGCATTTGACTTGATCAGGAAATGGTCTGAGATCAGGAGCGACTCAAAGAACTCATAGGAAACATCTGCCGGGATATTGTATTCTGTGGCATTCTCGAAGAGCTGCCGAAGGAAACGAGAGAAACGGTAGAGCTTTCGCTGGCGAATCCGGGTTGAATCCAGGACGCTCTTGTAACGTTTGTCCATGTCGGCCGGGTCCTCATTTTGGTGTATTACCAGTTCTCGTTCAAAATGGATCATCAAGCGTTGGAGCGATTTTGCGGTCAATGCGCTATTTGCTTGTCAGTTAAAGGTCACACATGCACGTTACAAATCAAACACTGTACCTAAACTGTTCAGCCACTTCGATATCTCCACCTTCAAGCTGACGACCAATGTGATTGGAGAATTCCCAATCTTGTTCGAGAATCTCCGCTTCTTTAAATGTGTTTTTATTCGCATTTAGTTTCCAATTCAGGAGCCGGAAGTAGTACTTCAAGGCATCTAGAACGACCGAGTCGAAGTTCTCATCAATGCAAGGGGGCAGGTCCCAGCCTGGTTCCGGTTTCGCGATATCCAAGTAACGCTGCTTGAGGTCGACCGCAACCCTCATCAGAATCTGAAATTGCGAAATCATTTGGTCGACCAGGATAGGAGATTGCTGTGCAGGGTCTCTCATATTTTTAGCATAAGATAGCCGAACACGGATGATCTCTTGTATGAGACGCGATGGGAAGTTGATCAACGTGAGAAGCTCCTCGATGTAGGGAGGCAAGTGCCTTTTGGCGAAAGAGTTTGCATTTTCGATCAAGGTATTCTTAGCTTTCTGAATGACTTCACTGACGCCATGAAGCATATTGTGCTTCCCTTGAAGGGTTTTGAGGCCGTCCTCTTTCATGATGCGGTCGAGGAAGGACGACTCGTCGGTGAGATCCCTGTTGGCAGACTTGGCTCTCGTCTTGCTGAAGTCAAGCTCATCGTTACCGACCCACTTCTGCAAGATGGCAAGCTCCGTATTGATAAGAATCGTAGTGTTATGCCATGCCAGCACAGCTTCACGACTCGAGATGAACTCCTCCGAAGCGACGCGAGGATGGGCGGCTTCCAGTTCTTTTTGGGTTGAGTAGAGCAGTTCACATCTCTCAATCTGTTCGACGATGTCCTCAACTTGCTTGATTGGGGGCTTGCCAATCTCCGTTTCACCCTTGATCTCAAACTTAATGATTTCCTCGATTATCGGTCCAAGTCCAGAGCGAGCCTCCTCAATCAATTTCCGCTGCATGGCAATACTCCGTCCACATGTCCTGGCCCTGACTCCCAACCAAATTGCATTATTCTGAGCCGACGACCGCTTAGTGTCGGTAGACCCTAGAAGTCGTTGTTTTTCCTGCTTCACCACATCTCCCTTCAATACGGAAGCCAGCATAGAGTGCCATTCGAGTCTTTCCTGGTTTTTCGGGTTCTTCAGCTCTTCAAGCGTTGGTTGATTATCATCTGTAAGGAAAAGTTGGATATCGGGGTCGTaagcatcatcttcaaatGGCACCTCTGACGACGGGGATGGCTCTTCTAAGTCGGAATCGCCGACTATGCTCATATCTCGGGCCTCATCGAAGTGGCTGTACCATGCCTGAGGATCCGCACGAATCCTCTGAACATATGCCTTCTCCTGGGCTCTGTACTGAGCATTGGGATCCCGTCTGGAATTACGTTTCGTCGAGGAGGATCTCTGGCGGTCATTCTGAAAGCTGATGTATTGAGGGGGACGGCGCTGGGGGGCGTAGGTATTGGAAGGCGTCCTGGCGGGACCTGCGGGACGCTGAGGCCTCACATCCGACACTGGGAGGCCATCGCCGGGTGGCGCCTTTTCAAGCACGGCTGGGTTTCCGACACTGGAGCCGCGTGGACGCGAGGCTGTGGAGC carries:
- a CDS encoding putative MAP kinase, yielding MRNVEAHQDPGFEIMEHPDMNNNDSDGSGSSDELLQQSYARSNSNFTDAFDGQVQTPATTISSSPPPSGLPSWVSSTASRPRGSSVGNPAVLEKAPPGDGLPVSDVRPQRPAGPARTPSNTYAPQRRPPQYISFQNDRQRSSSTKRNSRRDPNAQYRAQEKAYVQRIRADPQAWYSHFDEARDMSIVGDSDLEEPSPSSEVPFEDDAYDPDIQLFLTDDNQPTLEELKNPKNQERLEWHSMLASVLKGDVVKQEKQRLLGSTDTKRSSAQNNAIWLGVRARTCGRSIAMQRKLIEEARSGLGPIIEEIIKFEIKGETEIGKPPIKQVEDIVEQIERCELLYSTQKELEAAHPRVASEEFISSREAVLAWHNTTILINTELAILQKWVGNDELDFSKTRAKSANRDLTDESSFLDRIMKEDGLKTLQGKHNMLHGVSEVIQKAKNTLIENANSFAKRHLPPYIEELLTLINFPSRLIQEIIRVRLSYAKNMRDPAQQSPILVDQMISQFQILMRVAVDLKQRYLDIAKPEPGWDLPPCIDENFDSVVLDALKYYFRLLNWKLNANKNTFKEAEILEQDWEFSNHIGRQLEGGDIEVAEQFSALTAKSLQRLMIHFERELVIHQNEDPADMDKRYKSVLDSTRIRQRKLYRFSRFLRQLFENATEYNIPADVSYEFFESLLISDHFLIKSNASTGQKGVYLFAHQALWNRPGDIRAILGTSFREEDMPKDSPHVPYILVIRPEKPLNWAGKEMQVGLLEQPTDLRLGKLRLVVEGTQQRLSNARQELSQLTGMQLDMTIEQRANLGRVNVELNKIKKISFKLSMTIMDSVAIIRNQLKERGVENHDLIQACYAFATEFGKRSSNVDPNRRAMNTARLVELSLDWVSFICDDCDAADRKTFKWAVSALEFAMAITSSRNLLSMDDIQFALLRQKVAGCMSLLISHFDIMGARSSRAAQAEKQRMEERAGGRKFGSGRILTDAEATKLVREQRLTHLQDIEDRRVDEDAKRQALGRVLEGSNEADRSLAVLSSSATNVTLRWQQGQFIGGGTFGSVYAAINLDSNYLMAVKEIRLQDPQLIPKIAQQIRDEMGVLEVLDHPNIVSYHGIEVHRDKVYIFMEYCSGGSLASLLEHGRVEDETVIMVYALQLLEGLAYLHQAGIVHRDIKPENILLDHNGIIKYVDFGAAKIIARQGRTVVPMDAFASAGHKEAIVPKDAQIANQRGKNQKTMTGTPMYMSPEVIRGDSNKLIHRQGAVDIWSLGCVILEMATGRRPWSALDNEWAIMYNIAQGNQPQLPTHDQLSDMGIDFLRRCFECDPLKRPTAAELLQHEWIVSIRQQVVLEPPTPSSDHSGSISSSTSGSRQNSTYL